The following DNA comes from Anopheles coustani chromosome 2, idAnoCousDA_361_x.2, whole genome shotgun sequence.
CCGAGCGTCGTAAAGCAAAGGTAGGAAAATTCActccaggaaaaaaaagaagaaacaaaacaaccccaCGTGAGCACGACGCAACAAGAGAATGCGATGGTGCGGCTTCCAGGAATGGGGTAGCCCTTTTCACTCAACCCTGAATTGCTCAAGCTACCTTTCTAAATTCCATTGCTTGCAACACGAGCGCgtgggtggaaaatcattCAGAAACTCTTCGCTCCATTCCACCAGGTTCCCACCCTTGGGATTTCCATTTCTGTTTATcacctttatttttatttttatatttttttgtacgtGTTGTCTCACCCCATCAGTACCTCGGCTACATCATCGGCTCGATCCCACGAATCGCTCGTTATCAAAACAGTCCTTCCCCCTCTCGTACCACCCTCCCTTTTGAGGCTTGCTGTTTTCGCGTATTAAATGCCTTATCTACCTTCATATTTTCCCCCCGCCATTTTTACTAAGGTGGTAAGGTTTTACTATACGTTTTCCACTCACCTGAGCCCTGCTCGCTTTGCTGGTGTGTATTTGCGTTGGCTGGGTtgtgtttcttgttgtttCCCCGCTGGTTTTTGGGACCCAGCGTACGCTTCCACTCACCCCACCCAGTTTCCGCTAATCCAAGTCCAATGATAATATTGACGTTTCGCAAGGAAGCATGTGCACGCGGTATCTTCGTCGCTCACACCTTTGTACTGACTCACTTGCACAGCAGTGTTCACTTGGCATTtgacattatttatttttccccatttcggTGCTGCTTAACTATTCATTCCGTTTTGTGATGAACTATGGTTGATGATGAgaaatttttcttcactttattTAAGCCCTTCGCTCCGGTGCGCTTCCCCTCACAGCACATTGGGTTTCCCTTTCCGCTTCATGCTTTTTGCACGCTCTAGGGGCTTTCCGTACACGTTTTCCGCGCGCACCTGGGCTCCAATTACTCACTCACACAATGGCTACCGTGGCCAGGTTAACGCGCACTCGTGGGGAACAACAAAAAGGGAATGATGGAGACAACCCGGGAGATGTCGAGcggacaacaacaacgacaacgtTGACGGCGATAATAATACAACATGCACTCCTGCAACAGGAAATTGTGGCGCCCATAAGGAGCCGCCTTCTCTTCTGCAAAGTGAAGTTttgtgaaaaaacaaaaaccccaccGTGTGCCAGCGATTTGGTTCACTTGCTCACTCGAGGCTCACTgtgaaatggaggcgcccagggCCGGTATGAGGTTGGAGCCTAACGCACACTCACGCGTGTACGCTCGCCTTCTCACGTCACGCTGTGGGATGGCGGGATCCCACCACTGTTTGGGGCCATCATCGGAAAAATGGGCCTACCTACGGGCTGTTTCCGTCACGTTCGGATACCGGACGGAGCGGGATGGAAACAATGCTCGAAAACAAAGGACGCTCCGGGTGGTGCTACACGTGGAAAAAGGATACACGAGATTTCGTTGTGGGTGGAAGGGGGACGTTCGGAAGGGGGTAAGAGCaacaggaaaaggaaaaacgtgcGAATGAAACAATGCCGATGACGATGGGTGCATGAACGAGAGGGCGAGCGATTGTGCGAGCGGGTCCGAGAGTGAGGTGAGTTTTTCACATCGACAGATGAGCACACACGGAGCTGACGAATGGAGTGAAGGCGCTAGGGTTTCGAGATGAAAATTGCACCTCCAGCACAAATCGTTGCTTATTTGTTTTACCATCGACAGGAAGAAAAACTCCGTAACACAGCGGAGTAGTAATACGTTTCGGGGAAAGGACAGTTTTCACACACAGAGggttctactttttttttgttgtttcgttaACTAACAAGCACAGCGCTGGTGGCCCTTCTCGGGTTCGATGTTTTCAGCTGACACCACTGGAGCCACACTGAGGCTCTCCGGTTGCTGGCACAAACACCATGCCACCAGGCACAATACAACCACGCCGATACACTACACAAGCACACAACACAACGGGAAAACCCGCCGACGGCTGGTTTTCGGTACTCGCGTGGAAATCGAGTAGCCTCCACTCAGCCACCCGAACGGGAACGAACTTGAcccaacgatgatgatgaagatgatgacgatggcaaTGATTATGTTGATGATGGTACGAAATGTTGTTCACGCATTTGCAAACGCAGCCCCTGCCGAAGACCATTTACGAACGCGCGATGTGAAacgattttgtttcgttttagttACCTTCGACACAATCATACTTGGGAACGATTTCAAGTTTAACACCGTTCGAAATCAAAGCAGGCacaatcactttctatctgcACGCGGTGCTTGAGCCAAGAAACGTACCAAGACACACGGCTTCGGTGGCCAAtcaataacaacaaaacaatccaaaaATAGGCCTCCCCAGGAACCCAGGAAGGATACGGGAAGaattgcaaacacacacacttacacatacacacatctaTACACAAAACAGACCTTGCTGCCTTCAAAGCACGCGGGTGCCGTCCGCGTGGCAGAGAACACGACGCAACGGCCGTGGACGGATTTGTGTCTATAACTCGCTTTTCCTGTTCGTGTTCGTTTGATTGTTTGCCAGGGCTTGCCACGATAGCACGAACATACACACCATCGCCAGGCGGAATGGGGCGCTCGAATAAAAAGGATCCACGCTGACGGTGATCCCCGCACTCCCGAGGGTTGTTTATGGGTCGCTCAGCTCGAGGGGGAGATTCTGGCcgattttcctcccttttcacGTGGTGAGACAAAAACGCGTATCGCGCACAAATCTCTCACGGCTCTTCTCGGGCACCGTGCACGACGGGGACACTCAGCTGCTTTTTCCGACATCGAACTTAGAACACTGGGCCAAAGACTGGGCAACTCCATTGTCGTCGTGTTTTGCCTATTGCAATGTTTTCCCGATTCTTGCAACCAATCAACTGTCTACTATGATGCGTTACAATTTGGTAGCACTTTTCGGTTAGTAGTGAAAACTCCCTGCCTACCGAGATCAGCCGGAGGTGCGTAACGAAAACATGCGAACCCTCCACTCGGACTCGATGGAGACGCCACACTGGGTAACCCCCCGGGGTACGCGTTGTGTCGTGAACAAATAGATAGAAATTGTGCGTGCCAGAGTGGCTCGATTCGAGTCGGCTCTCGAAACTCATCGCACGCGGTCTCAGCTCCATCGGATATACAGCCGGGCAGGAGCAAAATCGGGTGGGGACCGGGGGCTGGTTTGTGGTGAATTTCGCTTCTCTGCGAGAATAGAAAATACTCACTCTCCATCTCGCGTCCCCATCGCCAAACCGGGGGTATACTACTTGcgcgcacacgcacaccaccACGTGGTGTTCGATTTTTGTTTCCTAGAGACGTTCGTTCCGGAATGGTTTCTCTCGGGGCCACAGCGAACCACACTCCACTAACCGAGTTTTTCgcactttttctttcttatctcGGTCTGAGTAGACATGGCATTCGTGGCAACCACTAGCGCCCGTCGCTCGCAGAAACACTAGCCGGGAACTTGCCTTCTTCGCGAGCGTCTCGACGAATTTCTTCACGCGACACGCTGACCGAAACAATAACCAATCGAAGAATGCAATAACAATAGGCCACTTACTATAGGAGCAGGCGAGTTTGTATTTTTAAGGCCACCTTGGATCAATTCATGGGTAAGTGGCCCACAACacataacataaacaaatcGAACGTCAATCGGAACCCTACAGTACTGTTGCCAAAACCAAAAGTTGTGTTGGCCTTTCAACGAGACGCGAATCTCTTACAGCTCACGATAACAATCGAGTGGGAAGCAACAGCAAATTTTCTGATTAAATATTAAACAGTTGTGTATCGCCAGTGTCTACCAGATGGGAGCACGGATAAACGGTCGATACACCGCTCCACCGCGCGACTGACAGCTGGACTGCTCCGGGTCGTGAGCACAAACACTGGCGTATCGGTGCCAAACGCCGTTTACGACACGATTCAATCTCATCGAATGATGATGAGATGAGCTTTAGTACCTTAGTGTAGTGAGAAGCTGCACAGCTCACCTCAGTTTTGTACACTACCGCCAGATGACTCGGTATAGCAAAtctcatttaaatttattcaacaaaTTCTTAAACACAAAACGATAGAGTCAAAGTGTAGTCATCAACATAGTAGGGAAAACAcgacacattttttttacatttccacTTTCATCAGTttacttcttttgttttcaacaactAATTTTATCGCCTTAATAGTTTACGCAGTATAATATTATTCATGTCACTAttatattcatttttcaactGTGTTCCTCCATTCTCGGCTTTAGCATGTTTTTGTGTATCTCCTTGCAATTCAGTATAGTTTGCACTTTTCATGTTTgcttttacattatttttgctAGTTTTAGTATTTatgtttctgctgctgctttccctactttttttgttccacAGTTAGTattgtttaatatttataaTCGGATAATGATACTGCAATGCCGTTCAACACTAGAAAGTATGATAAGCGATCGAACGTAAAGTAATTCGAGTAGTAACACCATGTCCGCCTAGTGTAGattattgaatttttttacTTAGCGTCATAGACCGCGAAAGTGTTCCTCCAAGAAACAGGAGGGAGAACTGTTTCCACATGCGGTAAATATATTCATGTATCGTTTATGTAGTGTTTTGTTCATTTACTATGCTTGCTTTTTATGATTTTGATGAATAAACTTTCATTTAACTTTAGATTCTCGAACTTGCATCGAATTATGATTGGTACGATATCTCTGTACGTAAATCAATCAAGAGGAGAGAAAATAGGACAAAAATTGCAATATCATGGAACcgaaaacaatagaaaaagaaaactactcGCATGTTATCCTAAACAATTTAAACTGGTAAAGGCTTTCCGCTCTGCGTTCCtactattttaaattattaattttgtttcgctACTAAtctagtagaaaaaaaaattgaaaaataggaGAAAAAGCATGGAACAtcgaacaagaaacaaaaatatcttaGAAGCATTGGAATGAATGGCGAGTCAGGGATACATATATACAGAAGCGAAAACTTCAGTGCCATGAGAGGCTAAACATTATCTTATTAGATTGGGAGGCGATTCCATCCGTGTAGCGACGTATATAAGCGAACCTTGCACCATCGTTCAGATCAGTTCGTCACTCGAACGGAATGCATATGGGGGCTCAAACTAGATGGTCATAGCGTAGTTCACGCCGCATGCACGATGTTTGTTATGTATGTGTTTTAGTATTTTTCTTcagtatatatatatttcttttccttgctAAATTTGGGCAGTAACTTCCTCTCGAGATTCGTGACCAAAGATGTACACATCGGTGCAATTTACCGTTGGGGCTTCTTAATCAAACAGCAGCACGTGGCACCGTCGCTTACTAGGGTGAAGCTAAGAATTACTAAGGACGAAGGGAAAGAACCCAGAATTTACGCTTCGGTATCGATCAAGCATACGTCTGCCCCAGCGTCATAGGATGGTAGCTTATGTATGCGTCCTACTGTATGTTCTACACACACGCGATCGTCGAATATGAACATATTGTATTATTATAACACGGATAACTCACTGCTCTGATCGGCCTCATTCAGGCAggtcctttttgttttttttttctaccaacTTTCGATAACACTTATGCCTGCAGAGTGTTTATgtgccgtgtgtgtgtatgtatgtgtgtgcctcTATTATGAATGATGTCACTGATCCTTCATACAATTTTTAACGAATCTGCGCACAAATACTAAAACCATACCTGTCGTCAGTgaaatcgaacgaaaacaattttccctACTAGAAAATATTTAGCCTTTTGTTGCGCATAATTCATAAAAGGAATTCCTACCAAATAACTCTTTTGCTACATTTGTCTAAACGAAAACCATGTCAGaaaatagagagagaaagagagtacCTCCCGTGTCCGTGGACCGGAGTGGTTGAGGAAAAATCTGTCCCCTTTATGGCTCCGTTCTTGTTCAGAAAGTTTCCTCGCAAAACGAAATGAACTATAACTTTGTGTTGTTCTCAGTTTAGTCCTCGTGCCGTGTCAAACAATTGTTAATCCTCGTCTCAAACAATTGTTCGCTCGTTGTCTGCCCAATGTTGTTGGTAATAGTATTGCCATTCGATTCGGTGTGCCTCTTTCTGTGGTTATATTAGCAATAGTAGTACAACTCCTCTCCATTCCTGGCCAGCTCCGTGCATATAAACAGTCGAATCGAAGCGCACATCCCTGTGCTTAGCATCGTGTCTCGTACAGTCCGCTGCGTCCAATGTATCGCACCCATTTGATGACATCGTGGTCGGAGTAGTTCAGTTTCGGCTCGAACACCTTCAGGTAGCGCACCTGTATGAATGGAGGAAGTACGAACAGTTTGAGAAAACGTTCAGATGAACTATTGTTTCACTTTACCTTGAATCCGGACGGTGCGAATGGTACCTCAAAGTTCATCGAGATCGGTGGTCGGGTCCATTTCTTTTTGGTATCCGTTTCGAGGAGTTCGATTTCGGCGGACAGTTGCGTTTCCTTCATACCGGCCATACGTTTAATTCTATTCGAtgtggagaaaaacaaatggaaaattaaattaaattatttcatccCAAATAACTGCCGATATCGGTTTTAATTACTTACTTCCAAACGATCGCATTTTCAGATGCCTTATACTTGGCTTTGCCCTTCAAACAGATCAACTGCACCCCGGACGTATTCAACGGGGTGGGAATTTTCACCTCAATCTTCTGCCCCAGCAGCGACGGCTTGAAGTTAGACTTCAGCACCACCTTTACCTCCATCTTTGTACGGCCAACCTCGCGCACCAACGGAATCACTCGGAATGGCAGCGAAATGTCCTTCGTCGTACGGTAACGCATAAGCTCGAACTCACCGTCCGGCGGGATGAAGCTGATCGAGTGTTCCGTCTCGAACTTGCTCAGCTTAACGCACTGGTGGAACTGGCAATCATCAATCACGACCACCGGTTTGCCCGACCGGGACGCTTCATTGTCCGCGTTGCCCGAAATGCCGCTGCGACCCTTCGCCTCCATCACGATCTTGTCGTTGATGCCGAACTTACATTCCGGCATACCGGACAGGTACGACTTCATCACCACCTTACCGGCAACGTGCGCCGACAGCACCTGCCCCTGGGGCGACATCAGCAGGTTCACGTACTCAAGCACATCGAGGAACAGCTCGTTGCGACGATACTTGATGCCTTCGCGGCGCCATCCGATCTGGCCCGTCACCTGCGACGTGATTTGCGCCTGCTCTTCCTTCGTCGCCGTCTTGATGCCCTGCTGAGTGATGAACGTCTTCAGCACGCCCGTGTCCGAGTTTTGCGGGTAGCCAAAGTCGAGGATTTCTGCAAAAGAGTCAGTCGTTTGACAAGTTTCTACCAAAGCCTACTAAAGGCACTAACACAACTCACCATCGAGCAGCTCGTAGATCAACACGAAGTTATTCTTGATGTTTTCCTCGGAGATTTTGCCAAAGTACGACTGCATCACGTCGATAATCTTCAGCAGAAACTCGAACACCATCGCAGCGTTCACATTTTGCTTCGTAACGGCCGCCAGCCAAATGTTCGCCCGCTGTAGAGTGTAGGAAACGGCAGTGaggtaattatttaattttgctaaTGCAACATACGAGAAGCCAACGATCGATGCGGGCTTTGACGTGTCTCAACCAACCTACCTTGATATGAAAAAAGCTCGTCCGGGCGATGTTCGTTACCGGCGAACGAACCTGCTGCCGGGCGTGAATCACGTTCACGCGAAACGCATCGACCGCGTTTCGACCGATGTCATCCCGGTATACGCGGGATATCAGCACCTCGCCCTTATGATTATACACGAACAGACCACCGATCATCGTGCTATCGTCAGCGCACTGCTACTTCTGCCGTCGCAACTACTTCTCTTCGCCCCAGTGATGCACTTGATCAAGGAAGCAGTCACACATACAAGTTCTTATTTACTTTCCTTCGACGATACGGTCGTCAACGATGCTACTTGATTGTACAAAATCACGCACTCCGCCACTTCCTCCACCTCTTTCTCTACGTTTCAATTCGTCAGTCCCTCACGAACGTCGCCAGCGCCAGCGGATGCGTCGGACGCGCCTTATCAATGGGTCTTTTTCTTCCTGCTCTCTGCaaacggaaaaagaaagatatgTTTACGCCCACTTTGCATAACTTACAGTCCCTTCTAGGGACAATCGTGTTCCCGTGTTCTCGTCATTGGCGACGTCGTCCGATCACTTCTTTCTCCGTTACTTTCTCTCCCTTACGCTGTGTCGGCAATGGAGTAGTATTTAAATGAGAAGCTCCATTCGAACTATAAAACAGAACCCGAGCGTGTTTTgggacattttcatttaaaatgcaaTGAATCTTCTCAgtttggatgaaattgctaGAAATCAATACCCCGCTCACGCAACATTATACGGGGACTTGGGGGGGCAGAAAAAGTGAGTGATGTAAAAGAAAGGAATCCGTTCAACCCACAACAAGCTACACATTTCCGCATCTGAGAAGCATTCTTTTATGGTAATTAGCAAGCAATTGTATCATCCCTATTGGCAATGATTCGCATATTCGGTACAGTCACAGAAAATGTCTTCCAACACGACGAATCCGCCCGCCGGAGCTCGCTCCTCATAGCAACTTTCTATCGCTGCCTTTTTGTTCCCACGGTTGAATGATATCACCGATACTCGACGCTTACCTTGAATCGCAGCTATTCGCGACACTTTTTCACCAACCACAAGTTAAAGTTATTCCATTTTTGTGAATAATTCAGCCGAAAACATTATCACCCCAAAACTCCCGGACGAGGaaaaattttcctttcgttgtGTCAAGAGATTGCTACTAGCGCTCCCTAGCGGATTTTTGACCAATTGTCATTGTGACAGCAAAGCCCATCATGGCCAAGATGTGTTGATTTTTCAAGGtaaaacagtttttgttattttatataaaGATCAAAAATGAATAACCATACACattataaattatattttgtgtTCGTATAATCCGCTAAATaggtaaaatatatttttatcggCCATTAGGGTAAATTAAACTCAAAAATTTTCGTTCAAATTTAGGCAGTTTCATTAGAATGTCAAAAAGATTGTGCTAGGGACGTCAAACCGTTCTAATCGACGCAACCTACCTACAACCCACCGTCAAGGTAGCAAAACTTAGCGGAACAATTCAATCGTACGCCTCCTTTTTCGCTTGTcgggattttttcttttgggtTCTTTCGGTTCGATTCCGATATCCCTGGCGTAACTATCTGCCAACGGTGCGTGTTCTGTGCATTCCGTGTCCATCTATTCTGCGGCGTTTTATTCTTCGCAATTCGCTTCGTTCCGTCGGACGCATCGTTCGCTGCTTCCAGAATCTTTTCTTTGCGGATTTCCTTCCCCACAACGCCCCGGAACGGTACATTATCGGACCTCCGGCATTAAAGTGGCCCGTCTGCAGCAGCTACACCGGACGCGAACGTGTTCGACtagtatcttttttttttttgttatacatCATCGTAAAACGTAAGCTGTCCTCAATTTCCAATATTGCTGCAGAAATATTCGGTGTCGTTCGTCTTGATTCTGGGTAGCATTCGTCCTGTACGTCTGTGCATCAAAGTGTAGTGAAGATTTTGCTCTAAATTAATTCCCCCCACGAACCGCATAGGCCGCAGCTGTTTATTTGATAAAACAGTGAAAACGTGTTTGCTTTAGATAACTACGATTCGATAAAGTGTCTTTCCTCTGTATGCTATCAAGAAAACGCATCTCAAAATCATCGCATCCCGTCTGTGTCAGTGCACGGTGACACTTACACTGCAAGTGGTTTATGCTTTTTATGCAGCGGTGCTGATGCACCGTTGAAACTGCACCCGAGACGACCGACACCCACTTGTGGCAGGAGTTGTTTTTAGAAGCGGGTGGagtacaggaaaaaaaacaactaaacatCGTAATCTGGGCATCATATTCATCAAACACAGAGACGGCAAGGCGATCCTCGTGCGGTACCTGTTCGTGTTTGGTGTAGGTGAAGAGAAAATCTCGTATCCCGTTTGTGGCGTGTTTTTAGGACTGCTACTACTGCCATCATCGTCGTGTGCACCGGATACACACATCCCGTCGTTTGCCAGAAGTGTTTGCTTGCTGTGTTTGTTCAGAAAGGACGTTTCAGGGGAAAAAATCAATCCCGCAAGCAAACAACGCAAAGCAGGCTACTTTTCCCCTGCGTTCCTTTATGCCGTGTTTGCGGTGCATCCTCCGTCCATTCGTCAATTATCAAAGCTACAACGTTCAGTTCGTTGCATCCCATCAGAAACTAAGTTTTCATGTTCCTTGTGTCCTGTTCTTCCGTCAACCGGAAGTACCCATAACGGTAAGTTTAACCTAaactctttccatttccagttgaaaatgaaaaacttgcGTGCGAATACACAAAGTAATACGGAACATCACAACAAAAACCTCTACCGCCCGGATTGAGGCCAGTCAAGAACCAAGTATCGATCCAGACGATTCGCTTAACCGGTTTCGTTTAAATGCCCCCAAGCACCTAATCGAACACCGGGGCTGTTTAAATAGGCGGAAAACTAATCTGATAGCCTACGGATGCCGTGAGGACGAAACGCCACCCTGAACGTACGGACAAGACTGACTGGTTGATAAATGAAGGAGCAGAAAATCTGGTGGTGATGCACAAGAAACACGCACCACCAAGCGGTCTTACAATTTATCCGCATCGGTTAGATTTTctcccctttttccttttttgctttaaCACTTTCCACCCCCAACGAAAGGAGGCTTTATGGGTGATGGGTAGGAAAAGATGAATTATATACCGTGTGTCCGTGGTGTATcgagataaaaaataataacgatCAGGCGATGATGTACCAAATGTTTACCATCCCATGTAGAAAAAAGGATGTACGAAAATAGATTTTGCCGACGCCGCAGCTGGGGcatgtttgtgttgttttttcctcgtAGGCCTTTACGGTCTACACCCAGGAATGCTTAGAAGTGGATACCATGCGAGACGACTTTGCTAAAGCAAACGACATGGATTGGAGGAGATTCGAATGTCGCGAGTTGGCGTAGGATTGGTTAAAAACTATGCATATACGCAAACATTTAGTTTCACTGTCAGAACCGTACAAAATGTAAGCCcggttttaaaatgaaaccgGGTCGATTAGATACAGATCAAAATCGCACACCTGCCGAACAGTTTCCCGACACTCTACATCTAGCGAAGTAAGTGGAAATGGTTTCCACAGCAACAGGCATCCTCAACAATTTCCAACGCTAGGGCTTGGGATAAAAATGTAACGGACGGTGACGACTTCTCTGAACACCTGATCGATTAAACAAGAGTAAAGGAGTTGTTGGGATATTTACTGTTTGATATGAAATCAATAAGCAATCAGTGTAATTGTCAGCTTTTAGCACCACCCTGTTTCTTGTCAATATTTTTGCAATATTATTGCAAACAGTTTCACCACTTTTCAGTGAGATCTTATCAATTTGAAGTATTAACAATAAAGTCGAATAATTAATAAACAAGGatacgaaataaaaatagcacaacTTTAGCTTTTGTTCAGCAATTGCAGACATTCTAACAAATGCTTAAATCAAATACATTTTCTTGATGATGAAGCTTGTAGGCTtaatcgaagcactttggtgaTAAATCATGCCTACTATGTCAAGAACTGCTAGAGCACAAGGACTCATGGAGCATCCTTCCAACGAAACGCCTGACGTCAGGGAATAGTTCGGAAATTGGGGGTATTCAAATTCGTTCCACGTACTACATGCTCCTCGTGATTGCAAATTgcccgtttgttttcgttaacCTCCCGTTTCCGAgtaacaattttaatttcctcGAGTGGAAATCGTTCGTTTGGAAGGAACCGTTTGTTCATTTCCTGTGCATGTCCCTAGAGTGCGGCGTGTACGCGTGTGAAACGAACTCCATGCTTCCTTCACAACTGTATGCCTGACGCTCTGCCTTACACGGCTGGTCCTCATTCTGTCGGCCGTCGCCCGTTTACAACCTCCTCCCCACTCCCCACAGGACTTCTCACGCGATTTTCCTCGAACTGTGCGTTATCGCTTGATACGGATCGCGGATTGTGTTGCGGCTGAAGCTTCACAGGTCGGGCCACACGCTTATCAATCTTATTTTTAGTCCCCGGCGTGAGCCGTGGCccagtgtgtatgtgtgtgcatgtaGCATATCACACGTGAGAAGATGGGAGGCGTTAAAACGGAACTTGATACATATTTAGCACCCTCCTCCTCGCCACCCTTGGTCTACAGTCAGTCACAACGATCGGTCACGCAGCGGCTCGAAGGGCCAAGCCTCCTTATTTATATTGTGCGCAGTACATTAGCGCGGCGTGTTAACGGTGctgtttattttctgtttagCCACTTTCTGCTACGTTTGGTGATTGCTGTGAAAggggtttattaattttaaaccgGTTGATCCCTTCTGACACGGAGGGAATAAACAAGGCCACACAACAAGAATAGAGATACTTACTGAACGTTATCACTTCAACTGTAATCttcacaaaaataaatattttgcttttgGTGGCGCTTGTATCAGTTGAAAAGCATCAAGCTCTTAATGAAcacaaaaatagtaaaattgtAGACAGAGTCTTTCAACCCGTTGTAAAAGCGAGAGAATTTAACTTACGCTAGTAATTGACCTTAATTATCTCATTCATCTGACGACACAAGTGTAGTTGTCCACGGGAGTAGTTTGCATTGACGTATTTGTGTTGTGTTACTCTAACGACGACGGCGCGAGCTGACCAAAGAACGCAATATGATGTCGTCGGCGGCCAAGCGCCACCCAAACCaaagggtggtggtggtgtgcatTCTAAGTTTTCAGTCATCGGAATCGCCGTGATCTTCGCTGGAGGATTAACGTGTCAAGGAATGCTTGCATTACCGTTCTGGTACTCTTCTTTGAAGCACGTGATCGTTGCTTTGGAATGTGATCCCGCTCATGATCGTTGCTTTTGGAAGGATGATGTACTGCTTACCTACCTCCCGTTTCCTTTCGTGTTCAATTAGCTGAAAGCGATcggggaaggagaaaaaaaaaagcttcgcCATGAATGCCACAGCACAGCGGACTTACATGAGGCGCCCCTTAGACGATAAAATATCCACATCGGTCATTTCACGTACCGATTGTATCGATACGGTGGCGAGATGGAACATACTTCTGTCGCCAAACAGCACTCCTTTTGAGGTAATTAATTTACGCGTGGGCGCTGTCAAGaggaatttttcaaaaagaaaatgaacccAA
Coding sequences within:
- the LOC131265437 gene encoding AP-2 complex subunit mu, translating into MIGGLFVYNHKGEVLISRVYRDDIGRNAVDAFRVNVIHARQQVRSPVTNIARTSFFHIKRANIWLAAVTKQNVNAAMVFEFLLKIIDVMQSYFGKISEENIKNNFVLIYELLDEILDFGYPQNSDTGVLKTFITQQGIKTATKEEQAQITSQVTGQIGWRREGIKYRRNELFLDVLEYVNLLMSPQGQVLSAHVAGKVVMKSYLSGMPECKFGINDKIVMEAKGRSGISGNADNEASRSGKPVVVIDDCQFHQCVKLSKFETEHSISFIPPDGEFELMRYRTTKDISLPFRVIPLVREVGRTKMEVKVVLKSNFKPSLLGQKIEVKIPTPLNTSGVQLICLKGKAKYKASENAIVWKIKRMAGMKETQLSAEIELLETDTKKKWTRPPISMNFEVPFAPSGFKVRYLKVFEPKLNYSDHDVIKWVRYIGRSGLYETRC